One Streptomyces sp. SAI-135 DNA segment encodes these proteins:
- the prfB gene encoding peptide chain release factor 2 — protein MAVVDVSEELKSLSSTMESIEAVLDLDKLRADIAVLEEQAAAPSLWDNPDEAQKITSKLSHLQAEVRKADALRGRIDDLSVLFEMAEEEDDPDTRAEAESELAAVRKALDEMEVRTLLSGEYDSREALVNIRAEAGGVDAADFAEKLQRMYLRWAEQKGYKTEVYETSYAEEAGIKSTTFAVQVPYAYGTLSVEQGTHRLVRISPFDNQGRRQTSFAGVEVLPVVEQTDHIEIDESELRVDVYRSSGPGGQGVNTTDSAVRLTHLPTGIVVSCQNERSQIQNKASAMNVLQAKLLERRRQEEQAAMDALKGDGGNSWGNQMRSYVLHPYQMVKDLRTEFEVGNPEAVFNGEIDGFIEAGIRWRKQQEK, from the coding sequence GTGGCAGTCGTCGATGTATCCGAAGAGCTCAAGTCCCTCTCCTCGACCATGGAGTCGATCGAGGCCGTTCTGGACCTCGACAAGCTGAGGGCAGACATCGCCGTGCTCGAGGAGCAGGCGGCCGCGCCGTCCCTGTGGGACAACCCGGACGAGGCGCAGAAGATCACCAGCAAGCTGTCCCACCTCCAGGCCGAGGTCAGGAAGGCGGACGCGCTGCGCGGCCGCATCGACGACCTCTCCGTGCTGTTCGAGATGGCCGAGGAGGAGGACGACCCGGACACCCGTGCCGAGGCCGAGTCCGAGCTCGCCGCCGTCAGGAAGGCGCTGGACGAGATGGAGGTGCGGACCCTCCTCTCCGGCGAGTATGACTCCCGTGAGGCGCTCGTCAACATCCGCGCCGAGGCCGGCGGCGTCGACGCCGCCGACTTCGCCGAGAAGCTGCAGCGGATGTACCTGCGCTGGGCGGAGCAGAAGGGCTACAAGACCGAGGTCTACGAGACGTCGTACGCCGAGGAGGCCGGCATCAAGTCGACCACCTTCGCCGTGCAGGTGCCGTACGCCTACGGCACGCTCTCCGTCGAGCAGGGCACCCACCGGCTCGTGCGCATCTCGCCCTTCGACAACCAGGGCCGCCGCCAGACCTCCTTCGCGGGTGTCGAGGTCCTGCCCGTGGTCGAGCAGACCGACCACATCGAGATCGACGAGTCCGAGCTGCGCGTGGACGTGTACCGGTCCTCCGGTCCCGGCGGCCAGGGCGTCAACACCACCGACTCCGCGGTCCGGTTGACCCACCTCCCCACCGGGATCGTCGTCTCCTGCCAGAACGAACGCTCGCAGATCCAGAACAAGGCGAGCGCGATGAACGTCCTGCAGGCCAAGCTGCTGGAGCGGCGCCGCCAGGAGGAGCAGGCCGCGATGGACGCCCTCAAGGGCGACGGCGGCAACTCCTGGGGCAACCAGATGCGTTCGTACGTCCTGCACCCCTACCAGATGGTCAAGGACCTGCGCACCGAGTTCGAGGTCGGCAACCCCGAGGCTGTGTTCAACGGCGAGATCGACGGCTTCATCGAAGCCGGAATTCGCTGGCGCAAGCAGCAGGAGAAGTAA
- a CDS encoding serine/threonine-protein kinase produces the protein MARKIGSRYTANQILGRGSAGTVWLGEGPEGPVAVKLLREDLASDQELVGRFVQERTALLGLEHPHVVSVRDLVVDGNDLALVMDLVRGTDLRTRLDREKRLAPEAAVAIVADVADGLAAAHAKGVVHRDVKPENILLDMQGPLGPGGAHPALLTDFGVAKLIDSPRRTRATKIIGTPDYLAPEIVEGLPPRASVDIYALATVLYELLAGFTPFGGGHPGAVLRRHVTETVVPLPGIPDELWQLIVQCLAKAPASRLRASELGARLRELLPLLAGMPPLDVDEPDAEQEEEQDAQDAAAGPSGEQPASGRPVRRGAVPLVPGAKPADSNRDTHTSMRVPGPDELAGGARGTARVPRPAGAPRPGSARHRATTRRRRLVVGVAGLVLVVAAGVGVWAATSGDDAGASPQDTENSAPASP, from the coding sequence TTGGCACGGAAGATCGGCAGCCGGTACACCGCCAACCAGATCCTGGGGCGGGGCAGCGCCGGCACGGTGTGGCTGGGCGAGGGTCCCGAGGGGCCCGTCGCCGTCAAGCTGCTGCGCGAGGACCTCGCGTCCGACCAGGAGCTCGTCGGACGCTTCGTCCAGGAGCGCACCGCTCTGCTCGGCCTGGAGCACCCGCACGTGGTCTCCGTACGCGACCTCGTGGTCGACGGCAACGACCTCGCGCTCGTCATGGACCTGGTCCGGGGCACCGATCTGCGCACCCGGCTCGACCGGGAGAAGCGGCTCGCCCCCGAGGCGGCGGTGGCGATCGTCGCGGACGTCGCCGACGGGCTGGCCGCCGCGCACGCCAAGGGGGTCGTGCACCGGGACGTGAAGCCGGAGAACATCCTGCTGGACATGCAGGGGCCGCTGGGCCCCGGCGGCGCGCACCCCGCCCTGCTGACGGACTTCGGTGTGGCGAAACTCATCGACTCGCCGCGCCGGACCCGGGCCACGAAGATCATCGGGACGCCGGACTACCTGGCGCCGGAGATCGTCGAGGGGCTGCCGCCGCGGGCGTCCGTGGACATCTACGCCCTCGCGACCGTCCTGTACGAGCTGCTGGCCGGGTTCACGCCGTTCGGGGGCGGGCACCCCGGGGCGGTGCTGCGGCGGCATGTGACGGAGACGGTGGTTCCGCTTCCCGGCATCCCCGACGAGCTGTGGCAGCTGATCGTGCAGTGCCTGGCGAAGGCGCCGGCCTCCCGCCTGCGCGCCTCCGAGCTGGGCGCACGGCTGCGGGAGCTGCTCCCCCTGCTCGCCGGGATGCCCCCGCTGGACGTGGACGAGCCGGACGCGGAGCAGGAGGAGGAGCAGGACGCGCAGGACGCGGCCGCCGGCCCCTCCGGGGAGCAGCCCGCGTCCGGGCGGCCGGTGCGCAGGGGCGCGGTGCCGCTGGTGCCGGGGGCGAAGCCCGCGGACTCCAACCGGGACACCCACACCTCGATGCGCGTGCCGGGCCCCGACGAGCTGGCCGGAGGCGCGCGCGGGACGGCCCGGGTACCGAGGCCCGCCGGGGCACCGCGGCCCGGATCCGCCCGGCACCGGGCGACCACGCGGCGGCGGAGGCTGGTCGTCGGGGTTGCGGGGCTGGTGCTGGTTGTCGCGGCGGGTGTGGGTGTGTGGGCGGCGACCTCGGGCGACGACGCGGGGGCGTCCCCGCAGGACACGGAGAACTCGGCGCCCGCCTCCCCGTGA
- a CDS encoding serine/threonine-protein kinase: MRPVGSKYFLEEPLGRGATGTVWRARQRETAGAEAAVPGQPGETVAIKVLKEELASDPDIVMRFLRERSVLLRLTHPNIVRVRDLVVEGDLLALVMDLVEGPDLHRYLRENGPFSPVGAALITAQIADALAASHADGVVHRDLKPANVLLRQHGGQMHPLLTDFGIARLADSPGLTRTQEFVGTPAYVAPESAEGRPQTSAVDIYGAGILLYELVTGRPPFAGGSALEVLHQHLSAEPRRPSTVPDPLWTVIERCLSKNPDRRPSAENLARALRVVAEGIGVHANSAQIAAAENVGALLLPDPDPAAVPDTPGAADPTQVLPHGAGAAGGYDPNAATSFLPHTGAGNPVGAADPTAVLPHRGAADPTAVMPPVPPGQPGQGQYGQQGRQPGGPEDPHPWQNQLRAARDRNEQTQVQYLDPNEDPLRRRPQRQVARPQQQPQQRPQQRPPQGGYGRQPQQQPQQYAPQQQQPQRYAPPPQSERPTREPRQPRQRSANPMKIPGLGCLKGCLFTLVILFVASWLIWELSPLQEWIGTGKSYWQQIGDIVDTVSGWISDLGGNSSGQQ, encoded by the coding sequence GTGCGGCCGGTAGGCAGCAAGTACTTCCTCGAGGAGCCGCTCGGACGCGGTGCCACGGGGACCGTGTGGCGAGCCCGCCAGCGGGAGACCGCGGGCGCCGAGGCCGCCGTACCGGGACAGCCCGGCGAGACCGTCGCGATCAAGGTCCTCAAGGAGGAGCTCGCGAGCGATCCGGACATCGTGATGCGGTTCCTGCGCGAGCGCTCCGTGCTGCTTCGGCTGACGCATCCGAACATCGTGCGGGTGCGTGACCTGGTCGTCGAAGGCGATCTGCTCGCCCTGGTCATGGACCTCGTCGAGGGCCCCGACCTGCACCGCTACCTGCGCGAGAACGGCCCCTTCAGCCCCGTCGGCGCCGCCCTGATCACCGCCCAGATCGCCGACGCGCTCGCCGCCAGCCACGCCGACGGCGTGGTCCACCGCGACCTCAAGCCCGCCAACGTGCTGCTGCGCCAGCACGGCGGCCAGATGCACCCCCTGCTGACCGACTTCGGCATCGCGCGTCTCGCGGACTCCCCGGGCCTGACCCGGACCCAGGAGTTCGTCGGCACGCCCGCGTACGTCGCCCCCGAGTCCGCCGAGGGCCGCCCGCAGACCTCCGCCGTCGACATCTACGGCGCCGGCATCCTCCTGTACGAGCTGGTCACCGGCCGTCCGCCGTTCGCCGGCGGCTCCGCCCTCGAGGTCCTGCACCAGCACCTGAGCGCCGAGCCGCGCCGCCCCTCGACCGTCCCCGACCCGCTGTGGACGGTCATCGAGCGCTGTCTGAGCAAGAACCCGGACCGGCGTCCCAGCGCCGAGAACCTCGCGCGCGCACTGCGCGTCGTCGCCGAGGGCATCGGGGTGCACGCGAACTCCGCGCAGATCGCCGCGGCGGAGAACGTCGGCGCGCTGCTGCTGCCCGACCCGGACCCGGCCGCCGTGCCGGACACCCCCGGCGCCGCCGACCCGACCCAGGTGCTGCCGCACGGCGCCGGTGCCGCGGGCGGCTACGACCCGAACGCCGCGACCAGCTTCCTGCCGCACACCGGCGCCGGGAACCCCGTCGGCGCCGCCGACCCCACCGCGGTGCTCCCGCACCGCGGCGCGGCCGACCCGACGGCCGTCATGCCGCCGGTACCGCCCGGGCAGCCGGGCCAGGGCCAGTACGGGCAGCAGGGCCGGCAGCCCGGCGGGCCCGAGGACCCGCACCCTTGGCAGAACCAGCTCCGCGCGGCTCGCGACCGCAACGAACAGACCCAGGTCCAGTACCTCGACCCCAACGAGGACCCGCTGCGCCGCCGCCCCCAGCGGCAGGTCGCCAGGCCGCAGCAGCAGCCGCAGCAGCGGCCCCAGCAGCGCCCGCCGCAGGGCGGTTACGGCCGTCAGCCGCAGCAGCAGCCCCAGCAGTACGCCCCGCAGCAACAGCAGCCGCAGCGGTACGCGCCCCCGCCGCAGTCCGAGCGCCCCACGCGCGAGCCGCGGCAGCCGCGGCAGCGCAGCGCCAACCCGATGAAGATCCCGGGTCTGGGCTGCCTCAAGGGCTGTCTGTTCACGCTCGTCATCCTGTTCGTGGCCAGCTGGCTGATCTGGGAGCTGAGCCCGCTCCAGGAGTGGATCGGCACCGGCAAGAGCTACTGGCAGCAGATCGGGGACATCGTCGACACCGTGAGCGGGTGGATCAGCGACCTGGGCGGAAACTCCTCAGGTCAGCAGTAA